The genomic interval CCTCTTCCTGAACCTGATGGCCGTACCGGAGGAGGATTGGGAGATGGTGCGCAACATCACCCTGCGCATGCTCCACCCGGACGATCCCCACTGGGGGGATCCGCACGCGTCGGACCACAACGCCCTGATCGCCGACGCGATGGGCGACCTGAACGAGTACATGGCCTCCCATGTGCTCTCCCGCCGCGGGAAGGAAGGCTCCGACTTCGCGACCCTGATCGCGAACAAGGACTACCGCGGCACGCTCCTTCCGGAGCGCGATGCGGGCGTCATGGGCTTCACCGTCGTCGCCGGCGGCCTCGAGACCACCCGCAACGCCGCCGCGATCGCGATCATGGAACTCGCCCGTCGCCCCGAGCAAGCTGCTCTGCTGCAGGATCCGAAGATCGCGAAGTCCGCTGTGGAGGAGATCATCCGCTGGGTGACCCCGTCGAAGAACCGCCTCCGGGTCGCGACGAAGGATCTCGAGATCGGCGGCAAACAGATCAAGAAGGGCGACTGGGTCGTCGGCTGGATCGTTTCCGCGAACCGGGACGAGTCGGTGTTCGGCCCGACCGCGACGGAGTTCGACATCACGCGATCGCCGAACCCGCATCTGGGGTTCGGCGACGGCGAGCACATCTGTCTCGGACGCAACGTCGCCCGGCTCGAGCTGCGGATGCTCATTCAGAAGCTGTTCGAGCGCTTCCCCGACCTGCACCTGTCGAGCGCACCCGAATGGGTGCACTCCACCAACACGTCCGGTTTGACGTCGCTGCCGCTCGCATTCGAGCCGCGCGTCGCGGTCGGCGTCTGAATCGTCGGCTCACAAGAATCTGAGGAGAGAATCATGACGGAGATCACATTCATCACGCCGAGCGACGGAGCGGAGCGCCCCGTATCCTTCGCGGAGGGCGAGAGCGTGATGCAGGCGGCGGTGAACAGCGATGTCCCCGGCATCGAAGGCGAGTGCGGCGGCGAGATGAACTGCGGCACCTGTCATGTGCTGGTCGACGCGTCGTGGCGGGAGCGTTTCGAGGCGCCGAGCTGGGACGAGGACGTGATGCTCGACATCGTGGAACGCGAGCCCGGCAGTCGTCTGGGGTGCCAGCTCAAGCTCCAGCGGGCGCACGCCGGACTGGTGGTCACCGTGGCCACCGGGGAGGACTGATCGAGATGGACACCTTCGATACGGTCATCGTCGGCGCCGGGCATGCCGCCGTCTCGCTCTACGCACAGCTGCGGAAATCGGGTTACGCCGGCCGTATCGGCGTGTTCGAGAAGCAGGACCACCTGCCCTACGAGCGCCCGCCGCTGTCCAAGGGATACATGACCGGCGACGTCTCAGAGACCGAGCTGCTGCTTCGACAGCCGCAGTACTGGGACGACGCCGCGGTCGAGTTGCGCACCTCCACGGAGGTCGTGTCGTTGGACGCCGCCTCGCAGACGGTGACGACGGCCGCCGGTGAGACGATCGGCTACGGAACGCTCGTCTGGGCGACCGGCGCCTCGGCCCGCGAGCTCCCGCTCGACGGCGCCGACTCGGCCAACGTCGTCTCGGTGCGGACCCTGGACGATGCCAGGCGGCTCTCGACGCTCGCCCGGGGAACCGCGCACTCGGTGATCATCGGCGGCGGCTACATCGGGCTGGAGACCGCGTCGACGCTCGTGAAGCTCGGCCATCGGGTGACGGTGCTCGAAGCTCAGGAGCGCCTGCTCGCCCGCGTCGCCGGACCGACGATCGCGGCTCGGTTGCAGCGGGTGCATGAGGAACACGGCGTGCGGGTCCTGCTCGGCGTCGGCGTGGAGCGCATCGAGACCGACGGGGATCGCGCGGTGGCCGTCCACCTCGCCGATGGCGAGCGGCTCCCCGCCGATGTGATCGTCGTCGGGGTGGGCGTGATCCCGGAGATCGCACTGCTCGCGGAGGCCGGAGCGGAGATCGGCAACGGCGTCATCGTCGATGCTGAGGGGCGGACGACGCTGCCGCACGTGTACGCGGTGGGCGATATCGCCGCGCAGCAGAACGCGTTCGCCGGCGGCGCGGTCGCGCGGCTCGAATCCGTGCCGAACGCGGCCGACCAGGCGAAGGTCGTCGCCGCCTCGATCGTCGGCGCGGCGCCGGTCGAGCGCGCCGTGCCATGGTTCTGGTCCCACCAGTACGAGCTCAGGCTGCAGACGGCCGGCATTCTGACGGGCTTTGACCGGGAGGTCGTGCGCGAAGGGGCGGACGGAGCGATCACGGTCGGCTACTTCAAAGACGACGCGCTCCTGGCCGCGGATTGCCTCGGGGCGCCGGCGGACTTCAACGCCGTGAAGAACGCGCTGAAGCAGCGCGTCGCGGTGACGGCGGAGCGGTTCGGCAGTGCGGAGCCGTTGACCGTCGCGCTGCGCATGACGAGTCCGGCCTCAGCTTGAACGACCGCGTCGCCGGGAGCGGGTGCCCGAAGTACCCAGCCCGCTCCCGGCGACGCTCCTTCAGGCGTCTAGCCGAAGCGGATCACGCCGCGGATGTTCTTCCCCGCGCGCATGTCGTCGTAGGCGTCGTTGATCTCGTCGAGCGAATAGGTCTTCGTGACCAGTTCGTCGAGCTTGAGGTTGCCGGCCCGGTACATCGCGAGCAGCTGCGGCATGGCCTCGCGCGGCGACTTCATGCCGTAGAGGGCGCCCTGGATCCGCTTCTGCATCATGGCGAGGTGGAAGCCGTTGAGGCCGGGGACGGTGCCCTCCTCTCGGTCGTTGCTCACCGCCGTCACCACGACGGTGCCGGCCTTGCGGATCGCGAGCAGGCCCTCGCCGATGATCTGATTCGTCATGAGGCTCGGGGTGAGCACGGCGACGTCGGCGCCCTGGCCGTTCGTCAGCTCGCGGATGCGCGGCATCGCCTCCTCGATCGAGGCGAAGGCCTCCGTGGCGCCGAAGTCGAGCGACCACCGCTGCTTGTCGGGCACCGGATCGGCGACGATGATGTGCGACGCCCCGGATTCCCGCGCGCCCTGCACGGCGTTCATGCCGACGCCGCCGACGCCGGCGACCAGCACGACGTCGCCGGGCTGGATGTCCCCGGCGTAGGCCGCGGAGCCGAAGCCGGTCTGCACGCCGCAGGCGACGAGGCAGGCGACTTCGAGCGGGATGCTCGGATCGATCTTGATGAGCGAGAGCTGGTCGTACACCTGCCATTCGGCGAAGGTGCCGAGGAGCGCGGCGGTCGCGACGTCGAGGCCGTCGTCGGTGTGGATGCGGAACGTGCCGTCGAGCTGGTCGCCGACCATGATCTTCGCGCCGTTGTCGCAGAGGTTCTGCTTCCCGTTGGCGCACCAGCGGCACTTGCCGCAGGCGGGGATGAAGGAGGTGAGCACGTGGTCTCCCTCGGCGAAGTCGGTGACTCCCGGTCCGAGCTTGCGCACGATGCCGGAGCCCTCGTGCCCGCCGATGACCGGGAGGTGCGCCACCTGCGCGTCCCCGGCCGAGATGTGGTCGTCGCTGTGGCAGAGGCCCGTCGCGACCATCTCGACCAGCACCTCCCCGTAGCCCGGCTCGTCGAGCTCGACCTCCTCGACGTTCCATTTCCCTGGTGCTTCCCTGAGGACGGCGACGCGCGTGCGCATGGATGATCTCCTTTGATCGAGCAGTGCACCGAGTATAGGCACTCAGTGCCGTTATCCTGCGCTCTCAGGTCTACCGGAGGTCGCGGCCCCCGTCAAGCACCCCCGCCCCGCCGTCCCTCCGGCGGGCGCGGTGGCGCCGGACGGCCTCCCGGCTGCCGCACCTCGGGGAGCAGAACCGCTGCCGGCCGTTGCGGGAGACGTCGACGACGACGCGGTCGCAGCCGTCGGCCGCGCAGCGTCCGAGCCGCGACATGCCCCGGGTGGTGAGATGGAGCGCCGTTCCGACGCCGAACACGGCGTGGAGCACGCGCGGCAGCTCGTCCTCGGTGCCCCGGTAGTGCAGGTGCCAGCCCTCCCCGTCGTGGTCCGTGAGCCGCGGGTAGGCCGCGGCCGCCGCCATCGCGTCGTTGAGGAGCACCGCGCGCGCATCGGCGCTCGGCGCGTCCACGACGCGGAGCCACGCGTCGACCACGGCGCGGCAGCGGTCGTGATCGTCCGCCTGCTCGCGGAACCGCATGGTCATGCCGTACTCGCGCGTGCGCGCCACGACGCCGGCCCGATCGTCGGGCCAGTCGTCGGCGAGCGAGCGGGCCAGCAGCACCGCGTACTCGCCGTAAGGGTTGAGATGCATAAAGGCATTACATCAGCATGGACCACATGCTGTCGAACGCCGCTCTGCTCCCCGTCTCCGCCGCCGCGGCCGCGGCGATGATCGCGACCGCCCTGGCGATGGTGCTCGTCCCCGGCCCGAACATGATCTACCTGCTCTCCCGCAGCATCGCTCAGGGGCGTCGTGCGGGGCTCGTGTCCTTGGGCGGTACCGCGCTCGGCTTCGTCTGCTACATGCTCCTTGCCAACCTCGGCCTCGCCGTCGTGCTCGTCGCCGTGCCGTGGCTGTTCATCGGCCTTAAGGCCGCGGGGGCCCTCTATCTCGCGCACCTCGCCTGGCGGGCGCTCCGGCCGGGGCGCCGGGATCCGTTCGAGCTGCGCGGCGCCCCGCGCCACAGCGCGGTCCGCCTGTTCCGCATGGGCCTGACGACCAACCTGCTCAACCCCAAGTCGGCGATCATGTACCTCACGCTCATCCCGCAGTACGTGGATCCCGCGCGCGGTCACGCGCTGCTCCAGGGCGTGACGCTCGGCGCGCTGCAGATCCTCGTGAGCGTCGCGGTCAACGCGCTCATCGTCCTCGCCGCGGGCTCACTGGCGCCGAGGCTCGCGGCCCGCCCGGCGTGGGAGACGTGGCAGCGCCGGATCACCGGCAGCCTGCTCGGCGCCGGGGCGCTCCTCCTCGCCCGCGAGATCCCGGCGCGCGCCCACGGCTGAGCCGCCGGACGCGCGTCGGAGCACGCCGGATGCCGGCGCGCATCGGCCCTGAAACCCCTGCGCGCTACCGCCCGACGAGCATCGCGCGCGCCAGGAACTCCCCGATGAAGACGGCGGTGTTCGCCGGGCCCCGATGCGGGGCGGAGGGGAGGATCGAGGTGTCGGCGACGCGCAGCCCGGCGACGCCGCGCACCCGCCCCGCACCGTCGACGACCGCGCCCATCGGCGCCGTCGCGCACGTGTGGAGCGCGGTGCCGTGGCGGGCGAGGATCCAGTCGTCGAGCGCCGCGTCGTCGTCGAGCACGGCGCCGTCGAGGTCGATCAGCCGGCCGAACACCTCGGAGAAGGCCGGCGCGCGCAGCAGGGCGACGGCGGCCCGAACGCCGGCGCGCATCCGCCTGCGGTCCTCCGCTCCCGCGAAGTAGTCGTACTTGATCCGCGGCGGATCCAGCGGGTCGGCGCTCGTGAGCGAGAGCCGTCCGCGGCCGCGGTGCTCCTGCAGCGCCACGAGGAACTGCAGCGTCTCGGCCTCCCGCCGCCCGCCCGCGAGCAGGAACTCGAGCGGTTTCGCGCCGAGCAGGATCTCGAGGTCGCCCTCGGGGCAGGGAACGAGCGCGGGATCGACCGCGGCGGCGTCGAGGTTCAGCGCGGTCGGGAAGCCGTACCCCGCCTCCCAATCGACCACGGGGCGGCGCGGCTCCCAGGCGAGCGCGAGATTCGGGTGATCCGCGAGGGCGGTGCCGACGGGGAGCGCCGCGACGACCCCGATCCCGTGCTCGGCGAGGTGCGCGCGCGGTCCGATGCCGCTCAGCAGGAGCAGCTGCGGCGTCGCGATCGCGCCGGCCGAGAGCACGACCTCGTCCGCGGCGACGGGGCCGCGCTCGGTCTCGACGCCGACGGCGCGCGGGCCCTCCGCGGCGCCCTCGATGATCACCCGCAGCACGCGCGTGCCGCCGCGGATCTCGAGTCGCCCGCGCGCGGCCGCCTCGAGCGCCGCCCCCTCCAGGTAGGCCGTCGCGGTGCTCCGCCGCACGCCGTCGATGATGTTCGACGGGACCGGGCCGACGCCGGGGGCGCCGCCCGCGTTCTTGTCGGCCTCGACGGGGAAGCCGAGCTCGCGCGCCGCCGCGGTGAACGCCGCGGCGACGGGTCCGTCCTGCGGGGGCCGCGCGACGCGGACCGGGCCGTCGGCGCCGTGCAGGGCGGTATCGCGGACCGGATCGAGCTCGTGCTCCAGTGCGCGGAGGATCGGCAGGGCGCGCGCGTACGACCACTCGGGGCCGCCCGCGGCGGCCCAGCGGGCGAAATCGTCCCGCGTCGCGCGGACGAAGTAGCCGCCGTTCACTGCGGTCGAGCCGCCGAGCCGCTTCCCCCGCGCGATGACGTCGGGCCGCCCGCGCCCGAGCTCCACCTCGTAGCGCCAGCCGTCCGGCCGGCCGGGCAGCGCGCCGCGGAGCGCTCCGCCGTCGAGGAGTTCGGGCGGGGGAGGGGCGGAGTCCCCGGCCTCCAGGAGGACGACCGCCCGGCCCGGATCCGCGGCGAGCCGGGCGGCGAGCGGCGCTCCCGCGCCGCCCGCGCCCACGATCACGGTGCGCCGCGGGCGCCCCGGTGTGGCGCTCACGATGCGTGCAGGCCGAACACCGACTCCGCCGTGACGAAGGCCTCGTCGATCAGCGCGAGCAGGTCGGCGTCGTCGTCGGCGAGCCAGCGCTCGTACGATCCGATGCACATGCCGAGGCACGCGTACGCGATGGTCTGCGGAGCGAGGTCGTCGGGCGCCGCGCCCGTGCGCGCGGCGACGAACTCGGCGATGACCGCGCGCCAGTCCGCGTACTTCAAGGTGGAGTAGGCGGTGAGCGAGGGCACGGTGAGCAGCAGCGACATCCGGCCGCGGTGGTAGGCATGCTCCTCCGCGGGGAAGGTGTTGAAATCGAGGATGGCGTCCTTGAGCGCGCGCATGAGCGGCAGCTCGGGATCGGTGCCCGCGAGCCGCGCGCGCATCGCCTGCAGCAGGGGCGCGAAGTCCCCCCACGGCAGCTCGTTCTTCGAGGCGAAGTAGCGGAAGAGCGTGCGTCTGCCGATGCCCGCGCGCTGCGCGATGTCGTCCATCGTGGTCGCGTCGAAGCCCCGCTCGATGAACAGGTTCAGCGCGATGTGGCTGAGCTCCCCGTGCGTCGTCGCCGGGGCGCGGCCGATGCGCGGCGCCGTCGCCGCGGTTCCGGCCGGTTCGGGATCCATGTGCTGCTCCGTTTCCTCTGCCGTGCAGCTTACCCCGGCGCGTCCCGGTGCACGGCGGAGGCCGGGCGGGCGGCCGGATGGCCGCGTGCGGGAGCCCGCCGACGGCGAAGTGCCGGCCATCCCTTCCCACCGGCACTCAGTGCCACTAGGGTGAGGACTGCGGGCAGGACCCGCCGATGCCGTCGCCCGGGCCCACCGGACCGGCGCGACACGACACGGGTCATCCGCTGCGCAACACACCGCTGCACATCTCAACGACGAGAAGAGGAATGGTCATGGCTGGAAGAGTCGAGGGCAAGGTCGCGTTCATCACGGGGGCCGCGCGCGGGCAGGGCCGCGCGCACGCGCTGCGCCTCGCCGAGGAGGGCGCCGACATCATCGCGATCGACATCGACACCCAGGTGGAGGGCGTGCCCTACGCCACCGCTCGCGCGGAGGACCTGCAGGAGACGGTGCGGCAGGTGGAGGCGCTCGACCGGCGGATCGTCGCGGAGACCTGCGATGTGCGGGATCCGGATCGGCTGCGGCAGGTCGTCGCGCAGGGCGTCGCCGAGCTCGGCCGGCTCGACATCGTCGCGGGCAACGCCGGCGTCGACATCGTCGGCCCGTGGCACTCGATGACCCCCGAGATCGTGCGCACCACGATCGACATCAACCTCATCGGCGTCTGGAACACCGTCATGGCCGCCGTCCCCGCCATCATCGAGGCGGGCAACGGCGGATCCATCATCCTCACGAGCTCCGCGAACGGCCTGAAGGCCGGGCCGTGGAACATGGCCTACAACATGTCGAAGTACGGCGTGACGGGCATGGCGAAGTCCTTCGCGCAGGAGCTCGCGAAGGACGGCATCCGCGTCAACAGCGTGCACCCCGGCGGGGTGGACACTCCCATGGCGCAGGGCATCATGGGCGTCGAGGATTCCGGCTTCACCCGGGGCAACGAGGAGAACCCGCTGCTCATGGGCATGCTCACCCAGTGGATCCCCGGCATGATGCCGCCGCGGGAGATCTCCAACGCGGTGCTCTTCCTGGCCTCGGACGACGCCGCGTGGGTCACCGGCCACGC from Leucobacter allii carries:
- a CDS encoding mycofactocin-coupled SDR family oxidoreductase — its product is MAGRVEGKVAFITGAARGQGRAHALRLAEEGADIIAIDIDTQVEGVPYATARAEDLQETVRQVEALDRRIVAETCDVRDPDRLRQVVAQGVAELGRLDIVAGNAGVDIVGPWHSMTPEIVRTTIDINLIGVWNTVMAAVPAIIEAGNGGSIILTSSANGLKAGPWNMAYNMSKYGVTGMAKSFAQELAKDGIRVNSVHPGGVDTPMAQGIMGVEDSGFTRGNEENPLLMGMLTQWIPGMMPPREISNAVLFLASDDAAWVTGHALAVDGGMTQY
- the mftR gene encoding mycofactocin system transcriptional regulator (MftR, the mycofactocin system transcriptional regulator, is an uncharacterized TetR family DNA-binding transcription factor. Its role is inferred by context. It occurs as part of the biosynthesis locus for mycofactocin, a partially characterized electron carrier derived from the terminal Val-Tyr dipeptide of the precursor peptide MftA, through a radical SAM enzyme-mediated process.); the encoded protein is MDPEPAGTAATAPRIGRAPATTHGELSHIALNLFIERGFDATTMDDIAQRAGIGRRTLFRYFASKNELPWGDFAPLLQAMRARLAGTDPELPLMRALKDAILDFNTFPAEEHAYHRGRMSLLLTVPSLTAYSTLKYADWRAVIAEFVAARTGAAPDDLAPQTIAYACLGMCIGSYERWLADDDADLLALIDEAFVTAESVFGLHAS
- a CDS encoding cytochrome P450; amino-acid sequence: MTIPADIDAKLVDPAFFAGTEFHAVLKALREEDPVHWTDAPGYSRGFWSLTRYEDCLRLLQEPENFSSAAGTHIPPNGRELTEEERYKMGFDVNLVTSDPPEHQERRAPFNPHFSVPAVNKFHEDCDAIIDGILDDIAEKGTAEGVTEISALLPVRLFLNLMAVPEEDWEMVRNITLRMLHPDDPHWGDPHASDHNALIADAMGDLNEYMASHVLSRRGKEGSDFATLIANKDYRGTLLPERDAGVMGFTVVAGGLETTRNAAAIAIMELARRPEQAALLQDPKIAKSAVEEIIRWVTPSKNRLRVATKDLEIGGKQIKKGDWVVGWIVSANRDESVFGPTATEFDITRSPNPHLGFGDGEHICLGRNVARLELRMLIQKLFERFPDLHLSSAPEWVHSTNTSGLTSLPLAFEPRVAVGV
- a CDS encoding NDMA-dependent alcohol dehydrogenase, with protein sequence MRTRVAVLREAPGKWNVEEVELDEPGYGEVLVEMVATGLCHSDDHISAGDAQVAHLPVIGGHEGSGIVRKLGPGVTDFAEGDHVLTSFIPACGKCRWCANGKQNLCDNGAKIMVGDQLDGTFRIHTDDGLDVATAALLGTFAEWQVYDQLSLIKIDPSIPLEVACLVACGVQTGFGSAAYAGDIQPGDVVLVAGVGGVGMNAVQGARESGASHIIVADPVPDKQRWSLDFGATEAFASIEEAMPRIRELTNGQGADVAVLTPSLMTNQIIGEGLLAIRKAGTVVVTAVSNDREEGTVPGLNGFHLAMMQKRIQGALYGMKSPREAMPQLLAMYRAGNLKLDELVTKTYSLDEINDAYDDMRAGKNIRGVIRFG
- a CDS encoding NAD(P)/FAD-dependent oxidoreductase → MDTFDTVIVGAGHAAVSLYAQLRKSGYAGRIGVFEKQDHLPYERPPLSKGYMTGDVSETELLLRQPQYWDDAAVELRTSTEVVSLDAASQTVTTAAGETIGYGTLVWATGASARELPLDGADSANVVSVRTLDDARRLSTLARGTAHSVIIGGGYIGLETASTLVKLGHRVTVLEAQERLLARVAGPTIAARLQRVHEEHGVRVLLGVGVERIETDGDRAVAVHLADGERLPADVIVVGVGVIPEIALLAEAGAEIGNGVIVDAEGRTTLPHVYAVGDIAAQQNAFAGGAVARLESVPNAADQAKVVAASIVGAAPVERAVPWFWSHQYELRLQTAGILTGFDREVVREGADGAITVGYFKDDALLAADCLGAPADFNAVKNALKQRVAVTAERFGSAEPLTVALRMTSPASA
- a CDS encoding CGNR zinc finger domain-containing protein, giving the protein MHLNPYGEYAVLLARSLADDWPDDRAGVVARTREYGMTMRFREQADDHDRCRAVVDAWLRVVDAPSADARAVLLNDAMAAAAAYPRLTDHDGEGWHLHYRGTEDELPRVLHAVFGVGTALHLTTRGMSRLGRCAADGCDRVVVDVSRNGRQRFCSPRCGSREAVRRHRARRRDGGAGVLDGGRDLR
- a CDS encoding GMC family oxidoreductase, with the translated sequence MSATPGRPRRTVIVGAGGAGAPLAARLAADPGRAVVLLEAGDSAPPPPELLDGGALRGALPGRPDGWRYEVELGRGRPDVIARGKRLGGSTAVNGGYFVRATRDDFARWAAAGGPEWSYARALPILRALEHELDPVRDTALHGADGPVRVARPPQDGPVAAAFTAAARELGFPVEADKNAGGAPGVGPVPSNIIDGVRRSTATAYLEGAALEAAARGRLEIRGGTRVLRVIIEGAAEGPRAVGVETERGPVAADEVVLSAGAIATPQLLLLSGIGPRAHLAEHGIGVVAALPVGTALADHPNLALAWEPRRPVVDWEAGYGFPTALNLDAAAVDPALVPCPEGDLEILLGAKPLEFLLAGGRREAETLQFLVALQEHRGRGRLSLTSADPLDPPRIKYDYFAGAEDRRRMRAGVRAAVALLRAPAFSEVFGRLIDLDGAVLDDDAALDDWILARHGTALHTCATAPMGAVVDGAGRVRGVAGLRVADTSILPSAPHRGPANTAVFIGEFLARAMLVGR
- a CDS encoding LysE family translocator; this encodes MDHMLSNAALLPVSAAAAAAMIATALAMVLVPGPNMIYLLSRSIAQGRRAGLVSLGGTALGFVCYMLLANLGLAVVLVAVPWLFIGLKAAGALYLAHLAWRALRPGRRDPFELRGAPRHSAVRLFRMGLTTNLLNPKSAIMYLTLIPQYVDPARGHALLQGVTLGALQILVSVAVNALIVLAAGSLAPRLAARPAWETWQRRITGSLLGAGALLLAREIPARAHG
- a CDS encoding 2Fe-2S iron-sulfur cluster-binding protein — its product is MTEITFITPSDGAERPVSFAEGESVMQAAVNSDVPGIEGECGGEMNCGTCHVLVDASWRERFEAPSWDEDVMLDIVEREPGSRLGCQLKLQRAHAGLVVTVATGED